The following are encoded together in the Theileria orientalis strain Shintoku DNA, chromosome 1, complete genome genome:
- a CDS encoding uncharacterized protein (ABC transporter related domain containing protein), whose amino-acid sequence MKFSHNLFIFIIFLLTYKNYKYTVSSFRHLNTHNTHDYNLKCNILKSLQKDYVNVTPISTANTTLDIKKDYSLKSDWIPSKFNNEKSSSAYFDWNFKDLFPSRRYSKGGVLLDVKDASIWLGDRILFEKVSFSVNTGECVGIVGNNGVGKSSMFDAIYDRLSGANSAKDSMSISLDVTFNVKDDSRGGEDYTQNSHLYSFILKLMEVGQVTAQELAELYENFEESESKVLPIYSLSGVGYMRQNYTLDLDHNATVSELISRVFVTYNSCNKAIEYVEANLEYFNSLISVEQCSKIASDILSLYNSEGKLMRQRLKEMNTLISKLLPIFGMESMVESRVGSLSGGFKMRLYLFLLLLHSPNLLLLDEPTNNLDTTTVKFLIDVLNYLMKNTKLSVLVVSHDTRLLNSICTSIFQMTGDGSITPYRGNFDDFVLKGTSEKNIRNARIEKLRKNINTLSKDIEELRVSQKGSKKALKVTISQKEELLNKYQEELDGLVGSPLSKYTKTYNRVLFNDSNSFNAIFQKMLNKNAILNRGQMLNSFGPLFKLIDVTLDTEAGKRVFEKLNLTVYPTDRIVLLGDNGIGKTTLLKLLFKSQASFRDNPILSRISSIDRKIMNEDINNNRVERGSKTWELFEKINKYNRETMNDEHSVYEAGDIEYRILVNEPFNFKLVEGLMSVNQAKLSYYSQNCSNILNYKKTVYSLLREYVGDRVDMELLTDYMGCFHLRDYVDSQVSDLSFGERSRLLLSLLLINKSHFLLLDEPTNHLDLFMKKVLKLVVNSIYKGGFMIATHDLDFIRDLSTVNAFVYIYSKDRVFKFSQRFGEEYLNFKSEYPDADRAKTLEFLNRLSRDKSFTSIDSSVFEEELKTVKRQPRKKKTHPPRDPNDRSRIKNIKRWK is encoded by the exons ATGAAGTTTTctcataatttatttatatttataatttttttactcacttataaaaattataaatatacagTTTCAAGTTTTAGGcatttaaatacacataacaCACAcgattataatttaaaatgtaatatattaaaatcgCTTCAAAAGGATTATGTTAATGTTACACCAATTTCCACTGCAAACACAACTTTGGACATAAAAAAAGATTATAGTTTAAAAAGTGATTGGATTCcttctaaatttaacaatGAAAAATCATCCTCAGCTTATTTTGATTGGAATTTTAAAGATCTGTTTCCCTCTAGAAGGTATTCAAAGGGAGGAGTCCTTCTAGATGTCAAAGATGCCTCAATTTGGCTAGGAGATAGGATATTGTTCGAAAAAGTATCATTTTCAGTGAACACAGGAGAGTGTGTAGGAATAGTTGGCAACAATGGAGTGGGAAAGTCATCGATGTTTGACGCAATATATGACCGTTTATCCGGAGCCAATTCGGCCAAGGACTCTATGTCCATAAGCTTGGATGTAACATTTAATGTAAAGGATGACAGTAGAGGCGGCGAAGATTACACACAGAATTCACACCtgtattcatttattttaaagctGATGGAAGTTGGACAGGTAACAGCTCAGGAGTTGGCAGAGTTGTACGAGAACTTTGAGGAGTCTGAATCAAAGGTGTTGCCTATCTATAGCCTTTCAGGAGTAGGATACATGAGACAGAACTATACGCTGGACCTGGACCATAACGCTACAGTCTCGGAACTGATATCCAGAGTGTTTGTAACATACAACTCCTGCAACAAAGCAATAGAGTATGTTGAGGCCAATTTGGAGTATTTTAATAGTTTAATAAGCGTTGAACAATGTTCGAAGATCGCAAGTGACATTTTATCCCTATATAACAGCGAGGGGAAGTTGATGAGGCAGAGGCTCAAAGAAATGAACACACTGATAAGTAAGCTGCTTCCAATATTTGGAATGGAAAGTATGGTCGAGTCAAGAGTGGGAAGTCTGAGCGGAGGATTTAAGATGAGACTGTACCTGTTCCTGCTCCTACTACACTCGCCGAACCTGCTGTTGCTGGACGAACCAACAAATAACCTGGACACGACGACGGTCAAGTTCCTCATTGACGTGCTTAACTACCTCATGAAGAACACAAAGCTGTCAGTTTTGGTGGTCAGCCATGACACTAGGTTGCTAAACTCGATTTGCACGTCAATATTTCAGATGACTGGAGACGGAAGTATAACGCCTTACAGAg GAAACTTTGACGATTTTGTGCTTAAAGGAACAAGTGAGAAGAATATAAGGAACGCACGAATTGAGAAGCTGAGGAAGAACATAAATACGTTGTCGAAGGACATAGAGGAGTTGAGGGTGAGTCAGAAGGGCTCGAAAAAGGCGCTGAAAGTGACAATATCGCAAAAGGAGGAGTTGCTGAATAAGTAccaggaggagctggacgGACTGGTAGGAAGTCCACTGTCCAAGTACACGAAGACGTACAACAGAGTGCTGTTCAATGACTCGAATAGTTTTAACGCAATTTTCCAGAAGATGCTGAATAAAAACGCCATATTGAACAGAGGGCAGATGCTGAACAGTTTTGGGCCACTATTTAAGCTGATCGACGTGACCCTGGACACAGAGGCAGGTAAAAGAGTCTTTGAAAAGCTTAACCTGACGGTATATCCCACGGATAGAATAGTGCTACTGGGAGACAATGGAATTGGGAAGacgacgctgctgaagctgctcttcAAATCGCAGGCGAGCTTCAGAGATAATCCGATTCTGAGTAGAATAAGTAGCATTGACAGGAAGATCATGAACGAAGAtatcaacaacaacagggTGGAGAGGGGGTCAAAAACATGGGAGCTCTTTGAGAAGATAAACAAGTACAACAGGGAAACGATGAACGATGAGCACTCGGTGTACGAAGCGGGCGACATCGAGTACAGGATCCTGGTAAACGAGCCGTTCAACTTTAAGCTGGTGGAGGGGCTCATGAGTGTGAACCAGGCGAAGCTGTCGTACTACTCGCAGAACTGCTCAAACATCCTCAACTACAAGAAGACGGTGTACTCGCTGCTGCGGGAGTACGTCGGGGACAGAGTGGACatggagctgctgacggACTACATGGGCTGCTTCCACCTCAGAGACTACGTCGACTCGCAGGTGTCGGACCTCTCGTTCGGGGAGAGGTCGAGGCTGCTGCTGTCGCTGCTACTCATCAACAAGTCgcacttcctcctcctaGACGAGCCCACGAACCACCTCGACCTGTTCATGAAGAaggtgctgaagctggtTGTGAACAGCATATACAAGGGCGGGTTCATGATAGCCACGCATGACCTGGACTTCATAAGGGACCTGAGCACGGTGAACGCCTttgtgtacatatattcGAAGGACAGGGTCTTCAAGTTCAGCCAGAGGTTCGGCGAGGAGTACCTCAACTTCAAGAGCGAGTACCCGGACGCTGACAGAGCGAAAACACTGGAGTTCCTGAACCGGCTCTCAAGAGACAAGTCGTTCACCTCGATCGATTCGAGCGTGTTTGAGGAGGAACTGAAGACCGTGAAAAGGCAGCCAAGGAAAAAGAAGACACACCCGCCGAGAGATCCGAACGATAGATCGAGgattaaaaacatcaaACGGTGGAAATGA
- a CDS encoding uncharacterized protein (vacuolar protein sorting 36 family protein): MRFFSDLTSSYLRSMFNNKFNFSRSNVYETFFGLKGENSISIRNFSTRSKNDLLKDWKNYREASRSFLTTSLSSSKFAYDPNSLSTLPKSYESHIQNDVKLRSCLGVNPLFTHYVNPLSIVKFTTKYLLSFRFFFIYMARTTFQAARPLLAFCVFGEIMKLVLANLSGGLPAYLFSFVLAFEVFYFFLQLYISYTFLMMFFTVIDKIVEETVLVLEQLKVGIGVLKRFYDCTEGVLTSYRLSFKYYNNRTRTVYISSITSVKISNAFFQEYILLQSGAIRYYISCSEVEKLYSELLRLMKLNEENQVLSRTTTIGGISRVESTKKEKIEEAESVHASISNLKELKKKTQTVKNVLVKLTKCEREGFNKSIDQIFKKLGVENVFKLKEETVDKEVMEQIRKLASVVLAKNETVLLYELYCATNRLTLSSLLKPAEFFEYVRTLESQGHCTVHKIGRTYLLTRSTKEDGKEDLCKDLLQLVRTGPTDCSRLAREKNIPASLALLKLSVAEKSGLVVRDDAVGQSYYYYNHFVAYQITQ; the protein is encoded by the exons ATGAGGTTCTTTTCTGATTTGACATCTTCCTATCTTCGTTCCATGTTTAacaacaaatttaatttttcaagGTCCAACGTATACGAAACGTTTTTTGGATTAAAG ggTGAGAATAGTATTAGTATCCGGAACTTTAGTACGCGAtctaaaaatgatttgTTAAAGGATTGGAAGAACTACAGAGAAGCGTCGCGCAGCTTCCTAACGACGAGCCTGTCATCGTCTAAATTCGCATATGACCCGAACTCACTGTCAACCCTGCCGAAGTCATACGAATCTCACATACAGAACGATGTAAAACTCAGAAGCTGCCTGGGAGTAAACCCACTGTTTACACACTACGTAAATCCACTATCAATAGTTAAATTCACAACTaagtacctgctgagcTTTAGATTCTTCTTCATATACATGGCGAGAACGACCTTCCAA GCCGCAAGACCACTGCTGGCATTCTGCGTGTTCGGAGAGATAATGAAGCTCGTGCTGGCGAACCTGAGCGGAGGACTGCCAGCGTACCTGTTTTCATTTGTATTGGCATTCGAAGTCTTCTACTTTTTCCTACAGCTGTACATCTCATACACCTTCCTCATGATGTTCTTCACAGTCAT CGACAAAATAGTGGAAGAGACAGTGCTAGTGTTGGAACAGCTGAAGGTGGGAATAGGAGTGTTGAAGAGGTTTTATGACTGCACAGAGGGAGTGCTCACGAGTTACAGACTCTCGTTTaagtactacaacaacagaACGAGAACAGTGTACATATCTAGCATCACTAGCGTTAAGATCTCAAACGCGTTCTTCCAGGAGTATATACTGCTGCAGTCAGGGGCGATAAGGTACTACATAAGCTGCTCAGAAGTTGAGAAGCTGTACTCGGAGTTGCTGAGACTGATGAAGCTGAACGAAGAAAACCAGGTGCTGAGTAGAACAACGACAATAGGAGGAATATCGAGAGTGGAAAGCACtaagaaggagaagatagaagaagcagaaagCGTACACGCGTCAATAAGTAACCTGAAGGaactgaagaagaaaacaCAAACGGTGAAAAACGTACTGGTGAAGCTGACCAAGTGCGAAAGAGAAGGATTCAACAAGAGCATAGACCAAATATTTAAGAAGCTGGGAGTGGAAAACGTGtttaagctgaaggaagaAACAGTGGACAAGGAAGTGATGGAGCAGATAAGGAAGCTGGCAAGTGTGGTACTGGCCAAGAATGAAACGGTGCTGCTGTATGAGCTTTACTGCGCAACTAACAGACTGACGCTGTCAAGTCTGCTCAAGCCGGCAGAGTTCTTCGAATACGTAAGGACGCTGGAGAGCCAGGGACACTGCACGGTGCACAAAATAGGAAGAACGTACCTGCTGACGAGGAGCACGAAGGAAGACGGGAAGGAAGACCTGTGCAAGGACCTGCTGCAGCTGGTAAGAACAGGCCCAACGGACTGCAGCAGGCTCGCGAGGGAGAAGAACATACCGGCGAGCCtggcgctgctgaagctgagcGTGGCGGAAAAGTCGGGGCTGGTAGTGAGGGACGACGCGGTGGGCCAGTcgtactactactacaaccACTTCGTGGCCTACCAAATAACGCAGTAA
- a CDS encoding uncharacterized protein (RNA recognition motif, RNP-1 domain containing protein): protein MSALYDSISTERVYWDKKSCSTKNEWLDKIAHSSTVYVGNLAFSTPEERIHEVLQAAGEIDRIVLGLNSIQKSPCGFAFVIYKDVKSAKRAIKMFKGCIIDGRVIRVDADPGDNVDESRRFARGINGYQWRDAFRKEFDTSRGGQGLGVDHEILNQRLKVPQIMSSTLTDNTRMLR from the exons atgtcaGCTCTATATGATAGCATATCGACCGAGAGAGTGTACTGGGATAAAAAGTCGTGTTCAACCAAGAATGAGTGGCTGGACAAAATAGCCCATTCCTCAACAGTATATGTCGGAAATCTAGCCTTTTCGACGCCAGAGGAGCGTATACACGAg GTGCTTCAAGCAGCCGGAGAGATTGATAGAATTGTTTTGGGACTAAACAGTATACAGAAGAGCCCCTGCGGGTTCGCCTTTGTAATATACAAGGACGTGAAGTCTGCAAAGAGAGCAATCAAAATGTTTAAGGGATGTATAATCGACGGAAGAGTAATAAGAGTGGATGCTGACCCTGGAGATAACGTGGATGAATCCAGAAGGTTCGCTAGGGGAATCAACGGATATCAGTGGCGAGATGCATTTAGGAAGGAGTTTGATACTAGCAGGGGAGGGCAAGGACTAGGTGTAGACCACGAGATATTAAACCAGAGGCTAAAGGTCCCACAGATAATGTCATCAACACTAACCGATAACACTAGGATGCTAAGATga
- a CDS encoding 60S ribosomal protein L35 produces the protein MEKLRVFELRNKTDAELLKQLEELKQELATFRVSKVTATGTSKLSKITLVRKAVAKVLTVYNQRKKEEARKKYKKLSKTPLNLRPKLTRAKRKALTTKQLTLKTIKERKRTENLPKRKYALLA, from the exons ATg GAAAAATTAAGAGTATTTGAATTGAGAAATAAAACAGATGCTGAACTATTGAAGCAACTGGAAGAACTGAAGCAGGAGCTGGCAACATTCAGAGTGTCAAAAGTAACAGCAACAGGAACCTCAAAACTCTCGAAGATCACACTTGTAAGAAAAGCAGTGGCTAAAGTATTGACAGTGTATAACCAGAgaaagaaggaggaggcgaggaaaaaatacaaaaagtTGTCGAAGACACCACTCAACCTAAGACCGAAGCTTACAAGAGCGAAAAGAAAGGCACTGACAACGAAGCAATTGACTTTGAAGACAATTAAGGAGAGAAAGAGGACGGAGAACCTGCCGAAGCGCAAATACGCACTCCTAGCCTAA
- a CDS encoding phosphoglycerate kinase — protein sequence MESLHFSKLGLKDIADKLPGKRVLMRVDYNVPIKQGKVADLTRVKATIPSINFLLENKVKSVVLMSHCGRPDGETVEKYSLMPVVEPLKELLGRKVTFLDDCVGEAVVKECQDPEEGSIFLLENLRFHGEEEGTKKGFKLDNRLIEKFRRSLSKLGDIFVNDAFGTAHRAHSSMVGIDMKLRVAGFLMKRELDYFAKVMENPERPFLAILGGAKVKDKVKLIMSLLEKVDALIIGGAMAYTFKNVLMGMPVGNSLFDAESTHLVKDIVDMAKEKNVTVVMPVDFLVTTKFSNDGPVKVVSDKEGVPHGWMSLDCGDKSIDLFKEHVLSAKTIVWNGPLGVFEFSNFANGSNRMLDLVIEATRNGATSIIGGGDTAALAESSGKADQFSHVSTGGGASLELLEGKVLPGVAFLTDKA from the exons ATGGAATCCTTACATTTTTCCAAGTTGGGACTGAAGGATATAGCAGATAAG CTTCCCGGAAAAAGAGTTTTGATGAGAGTAGACTATAACGTACCCATTAAGCAAGGGAAGGTGGCTGACTTAACCAGGGTGAAAGCAACCATACCAAGCATCAACTTCCTGCTTGAAAACAAGGTTAAATCAGTGGTGTTGATGTCGCACTGCGGTAGACCAGATGGAGAAACTGTGGAAAAGTACTCACTCATGCCAGTAGTTGAGCCGCTaaaggagctgctgggaCGCAAGGTGACCTTCCTGGACGACTGCGTGGGAGAAGCAGTGGTGAAGGAGTGCCAGGACCCAGAAGAAGGATCAATATTCCTGTTGGAAAATCTGAGGTTCCACGGCGAGGAGGAGGGAACGAAGAAGGGCTTTAAGCTGGACAACAGACTTATCGAAAAGTTCAGAAGATCACTGTCGAAGCTGGGAGACATTTTCGTCAACGACGCATTCGGAACGGCGCACAGAGCACACAGCTCAATGGTGGGAATTGACATGAAGCTGCGCGTGGCAGGCTTCCTGATGAAGAGGGAGCTCGACTACTTCGCAAAGGTCATGGAGAACCCGGAGAGGCCCTTCCTGGCGATCCTGGGAGGAGCGAAGGTGAAGGACAAGGTGAAGCTGATCATgtcgctgctggagaaggtAGATGCGCTCATCATAGGAGGCGCGATGGCGTACACCTTCAAAAACGTGCTCATGGGCATGCCTGTGGGCAACTCGCTGTTCGACGCGGAGAGCACGCACCTGGTGAAGGACATCGTCGACATGGCTAAAGAGAAGAACGTGACGGTGGTGATGCCAGTGGACTTCCTGGTGACGACCAAGTTCTCAAACGACGGGCCCGTGAAGGTGGTCTCAGACAAGGAGGGAGTGCCCCATGGCTGGATGAGCCTGGACTGCGGAGACAAGTCGATTGACCTTTTCAAGGAGCACGTGCTCTCGGCGAAGACGATAGTGTGGAACGGCCCTCTGGGCGTCTTCGAGTTCTCAAACTTCGCGAACGGAAGTAACCGGATGCTCGACCTGGTGATAGAGGCCACCCGTAACGGAGCGACGTCGATCATTGGCGGAGGGGACACTGCTGCGCTGGCTGAGTCCTCTGGCAAGGCTGACCAGTTCAGCCACGTGTCCACGGGCGGAGGCGCCTccctggagctgctggagggCAAGGTGCTTCCGGGCGTGGCATTCCTGACCGACAAGGCATAA